In the genome of Siniperca chuatsi isolate FFG_IHB_CAS linkage group LG14, ASM2008510v1, whole genome shotgun sequence, the window acaagtaaGATTACACATTTGTGTGATGCTGATCTTTATAGTTACTGTCACAATAACTTACCAACTATGGAAGTCTGCATGCCTCAGTTTTCCACCAACCTGAATCAGTTTTAAGTTGAGTAAGACTGCAGAAAGACTAGTtagaaaaaagacaacaaaaaggcAAGAGTAAAGATACTATAAATGCTTGAAACAACGACTTTCTGTCACTCCAAACGGCagtagtacaaatgcaaacttggcCGAAAACTACTAAAAAAATACCATTGAACAATACCATAAAGCCATCCCATATATCAACGGGGTATGATAAACGAGTACGTATGCccatctgatagggctgtggCGGTACGTCGggcaaaaaaggttgggaaccactgatctgCATGTAGACATGGGTTGTAATAAAAGTCTACTTAACGGTTTGTATGGAATGTCTCTAAGTATGAAAGTATCTATGAAGCTTAATCTTACATCGAGTTTTCCACTAGACATGGCCTGatcactcttcttcttcttgtacTTGTCTTTGTACATCTTGTTGCGGTGTTTTTTGCACATCCACGGTTTCCTCTGCTTGGCCACCTGCGTTGTGGTCTCCGTGCACCCCTCATAGGTGCACTGTTTGGGTGCGGTGTCGCCCTCCGAGGTCTCCTCGTCGTTGAGCTCCTCCGGGCTGGCGGCGCTGTCTCTGGGATCTGAAGTGTCCAGAACGTCGCTCTCCTCGTCCGGATCGTCCATATCGTAGGAGGAGACGTTGTTGTCTGGTTCGTGTGGCGTTATCACATTTCTGCTGTCGACTACTCCGCTCTTACTCACGTAGTACCTTTGTCCGT includes:
- the LOC122888169 gene encoding regulatory factor X-associated protein, whose translation is MSEDDNSASANKDKESTLLLTKDGQRYYVSKSGVVDSRNVITPHEPDNNVSSYDMDDPDEESDVLDTSDPRDSAASPEELNDEETSEGDTAPKQCTYEGCTETTTQVAKQRKPWMCKKHRNKMYKDKYKKKKSDQAMSSGKLDENSEERPVSVNKQRLGAMGDRPARPSLIEQVLNQKRLSLLRSPEVISFLQQQQQLLATQGRSQSQQQFQGC